Genomic segment of Salvia splendens isolate huo1 unplaced genomic scaffold, SspV2 ctg703, whole genome shotgun sequence:
TGGAGGATCATTGTTGATCTGTAGTAATCTGGTTTGAGTTGTTTGTCTTCTAACATGTTTTTTGGGTTCATACAGCTGTTGTTGGCGACGGATTTATGGCGACTGGTCTCACCATCCAGAACACAGCAGGCCCGGAAGCTCATCAAGCAGTAGCTTTCCGATCCGGCAGCGACCTCTCCGTGGTGGAAAACTGCGAATTCCTCGGCAATCAAGACACCCTCTACTCGCACAGCCTGCGTCAGTACTACAAGTCGTGCCGCATCCAGGGCAATGTCGACTTCATATTTGGAAATTCGGCTGCGTTCTTCCAAGACTGCCTCATCCTTGTCACCCCTCGCCAGTTGAACCCAGAGAAGGGCGAGAACAATGCCGTGACGGCCCAAGGAAGGATAAACCCTGCCCAATCAACGGGGTTCGTCTTCCAAGACTGCGTGATCAATGGCACGGATGCGTACATGGCGCTGTACTACAGCAAGCCCAAGGCGCACAAGAACTACCTCGGTAGGCCGTGGAAAGAGTACTCGAGGACTGTTTTCATCCATTGCACGCTCGAGGCTCTCATCATGCCGGATGGATATATGCCTTGGAGTGGCGACTTCACGCTCAAGACCTTGTATTATGGTGAATTCGAAAACCGGGGACCCGGGTCGGATACGGCGAAGCGAGTGAGCTGGAGCAGCCAGATTCCGGCCGAGCATGCGGGCTCGTTTTCGGTGGGGAATTTCATCCAAGGGAATGAATGGATCCCTGCGTTGTTGCCGTGAAATCGACCTCTCCTACTGCAGAATCTGCAGGTATCGTGCTTATACATTGTGAAGAGAGGAAGATTGAGTGACAATGTAAATTGGAGGAACTACCATGATTTTAGTTATGGATTAACTAAACTTGATTAGGAAAAAGAATTTGGTTAAGCATACCTAAGTTGAGCATAGTTGGGCTAAAAACCAAGTTTAATAGTGGTTATACTCCTCCGTTAGACTATTTCCATTGTGACCCTCTTTAAACCATCTAATCATCTAATGATACAGGGCAAAAAAGTATAGATCTAGATTCGTGATTGATGATATGTGCATTGTGTAGTGAAAACACATGTAGAAAATACTTGGTTGCCTGTGAGAGTTAGCCAAACGGTAGAGGCCTGAAGCCAAATATTTTGGGTTTGAGTCCTCCGTAGCACgatctttaaatttaaattcatttatatataaaaaaatacttggTTGCATTATTCATGTACCAATTGGTATACTACATGTATGTGGATACCAAAAGTAATTTATTCATTGATCATCTTGGATAAGTTCTAGGATTATCCGTCATGGCACCGCCTCCGGCAACGTCCCTTAATCGCACCAGCCATCCCCACACACAGTCACAATGGCGAGTCATCCCGGGTGGCCCGGCCCGGCGCTGAGCTTCCTCGGGCAAGCCTCTGGAAGCGCGGCGGCTTAAAGCACTAAATTCTATTTGTGCCCAACACGGCAACGCTAAATTTTATTTCATGCGGCGCAACTCAACAAACAACACTCACATTTAGGgctgtcaaaatggatatcgggAATTGGATATCTGATATCCGAACCCGAAATATCGGATAATTGGATACCCAATACccgattttttgatttttggaTTATTGGGTATTGGGTATAGCCAAATTACccgattttttaatttcttttaaatttaataaattatgtatctattttattatggattaatgatatgaatttttttatttctaataattTGTAGTTGTTTTTTTATCTTAAACTCGAACTACTTTAAGTTTGTATCAAATTCGAACTAcaagtttgtatttttaaaattttgtagttaattttctttaaaaagtaattaaaaaaatatttaaaaaaatcacaatcgGGACTCGATACCCGAAATCATTTTCGGATCGGGTATCGAATATTAGATTTTGGAAAATTCGGGATCGGGTATCCAATTTGACAGGCCTACTAACATTTTATCagagtactactattatttataatCCTcaatctttgatttttttttatattcatttcttattttatttaatttaaattcatattaataaaaaatatgtagttaattaaaatttaaaaatcacataaataaaattccaaaattaaaCATTACTGAAACCTGGTAAATACATAGTTGAGATTATTAAAAGTCTGAAAATtacatattaaaaatatataatgcattgaaaatttaattcaatttaactCAAAgataatagtactattatttttcttaaattaatataatagttaAATTTTTACTGATAATAATttacacatattttttttaatgcaaaacatttaaaaagcaaaaataacaaaagaaaacaaaaataagcGAAATTATTATTAGAAAAACGTAAAAAGTTCAAGTGATGGTTTGAGTGACCACGACTCCACGACAGACGTAGATAAAAAATTACTCCTATtgatatttttctaaaataaaattatgtgaaaaatgaaatgtttctcTGTTCTGGGTTCACATGAACCGCAAACGCACAATTGACATTCAAAGACAAAAACACCGAAATCTGGAAACCGAGTTATGATCGAATCAGTTTCAGTAGCAATTGAAGCAGAGATCTACCGATGAATGCAAAGAATGGTTAATCGGCGAGGGCACCATCACCTTCCCTTATCCAGACACAGAAAATCCTCCTTTTTCTCAATCACTTTGTACGTGATCCTCATTTTTTCACTCTCAATCTTCACTTTCCTGCTCTACAGCAGCTACGTTTTGCAAGAAGACAATAAGGTGCCGCTTCTGAGAGTTGAGAAGCCCAAAATCAACAAGGTTTGGGATGCTTTTCGATGTTATTGCGGTTTAGTATTTCAGTATATTTTTAATTGGTTTTTGCTATGGATTTGTTCCCGATTATGTGGATTTAGCAAATGTTGTTGTATGTGAGGTGTTTGATGTTAGTCGCTAGGTCATGAGTTTTGTTGCTGAAGCCTTAGTACATtggattttggatttggatttggattttgaGAGTTTATGTGAAAGCAAATGTTTGTTTCCATTAAGAAGATTTAGGCAGCTTCTGTATGAAGGATGAAGGTGGATTTGAAAGCTTTACTAGAAGTATAGATCATGAGCAAAATACTCAAATGTGATAGCTAGATAATCCATTTAAATTGAAAGTATATATTGTCATTTAGCTGCTACAGAAGTACGAATTACTATAAGTAAACATTTCAGGTGATCTTTGGTTTCGGCATGGTAATAGTGTATGGGATAGGCTAGGGAAACTACATCGTATTCTAAActgaatattaataaaaaaaagtgatgtTGTGGGCAATGGGCATGTTTGAAGTGGTTTATAGTCTACTATAGTACGTTTTTTGTTTATTGACGATGAGTTAACAGTTTGGTAGAAATTATGTGTAGTTAATGTGGTGAAAGGTGGACGAGTAAGTGATCTAAAATGTGATGCTATTAGCTGCTTTTTGATCTGATTCTACAACATGGCATACGTAACATAAGCCCATTACTGAAATTTGAACTCATTGAAAGTTCCGATATTACATGATGAGGTCTTATATACCACATGATGATCCACATATTTGGTCATATTCTGCAGTTATTAGATGATCAACTTTGGAAAACTCCTTCTGGTCTTGGTTTGCGGCAGTGTGTCAAGCGAACAAGTAGATATAGAGGTAATTATCTGTTTGGGCTAATGAGCATTATTCATACTGCTTTACTTATACGTGAGTTTGCTTCTGTTTCCCCTCATCTACGTCCTTTGTTTTTGCTCCCCCTTCCTGTTTCTTACAAAATGTGATCCCTATTTTGCATGCGCAGCTACTCCAGTCTCAGATCACTACATAACTGTAAAAAGTAATGGAGGACTAAATCAAATGCGCACTGGGGTgaggattttatttattctgTCGTTTGTTTGGTAGGCATACATGCTGTCAGTTTCTGTGCTGGTTGCTGCTAGCAGTAGGTCAAattaggttttttttttgttcatttttaaaattttgaattctgAGCGACTTCTATGTTACTGTTAGAGATAATCTGACTTTTTAGAGATTCGTTTGTCAATAATGTCATGCTTGTAGATAGCTGATATGGTGGCTGTGGCACACATTATGAATGCTACACTAGTGATACCTCAACTTGACAAGAGTTCATTCTGGCAGGATAGCAGGTAAATTAATTTACATCATGTCACAAATGGTTCTATTCCTGATATCTCTACTTATCAGAGCTATGCTCATGGGCATAGTTGACATTTGGCTTAATTTTCATGTTGTTGATGTACAGTACATTCTCTAATATATTCGACGAAACCCATTTCATCAAATCCCTGGAAAAGGATGTGAGGATTGTGAAGAAGCTTCCTAAAGAATTAGAATCTCTACCTCGTGCTAGGAAACACTTCACCTCATGGGGTGGTTTGGGCTACTATGAAGAAATGACTACATTATGGAAGGAATATCAGGAAAGTTACTTTGTTTAGTAGGAAAACGGAAATGCTTGATTATATGATGGCGTGGCCAGTATTTGTTGATTTGTATTTGAATGGTTCTGCAATAAGGCACAAGTTGGGAAAATATGGAACTCCAAACAATGAAACTATGAAGGAATTATTTTGAGTTGTAGACTCTAAACACAGGCCAGGAACAGAAGTCAAAAGCTCAAACAATAAAACAACCGTGctaagaaaaaatgaaaaagaatttGCATGCTGAATGAACCAAATTAGCTCCAACGAATGCTCTGTAGAACTTATAGCCAGAAAAAATTGATTGACCTATTTCTTCTTATCTACAGATAATTCATGTTGCAAAATCAGATTCTAGACTTGCAAACAATGATCTGCCCCTTGACATTCAGAGATTGAGATGCCGTGCTTTGTATCACGCTCTTCGTTTTTCTCCATCTATTGAGAGTCTAGGAAAGGTAAAAATCATAATCTTGGTTTTCTTAATTCGTACTCCTTGTATATGGACATAGAGGATGCAATTATCATACAAGGTTATTCATCCTTTAAGTGGAAATA
This window contains:
- the LOC121791009 gene encoding O-fucosyltransferase 38-like, translated to MQRMVNRRGHHHLPLSRHRKSSFFSITLYVILIFSLSIFTFLLYSSYVLQEDNKVPLLRVEKPKINKLLDDQLWKTPSGLGLRQCVKRTSRYRATPVSDHYITVKSNGGLNQMRTGIADMVAVAHIMNATLVIPQLDKSSFWQDSSTFSNIFDETHFIKSLEKDVRIVKKLPKELESLPRARKHFTSWGGLGYYEEMTTLWKEYQIIHVAKSDSRLANNDLPLDIQRLRCRALYHALRFSPSIESLGKGLSINDRIRGAPNNEVKTF